From the Theileria equi strain WA chromosome 4 map unlocalized gcontig_1105316255041, whole genome shotgun sequence genome, one window contains:
- a CDS encoding hypothetical protein (encoded by transcript BEWA_050040A): MTKKEVTIDITKRPENTQNDGKGGYYYESGKVRVNLTDEWFPDPEGTYRKFTHTPESGNIQSITHNGKPLSGITSLGDHKSVSVYYWSLDSTCTRPLIIQLGGKDEYHTDPDDDDNNWSQQGDINTGNLRQKLDEQNCNRNNSHIIDLSEKSITTYNCPSCGSKQIGVSYTNATIIRTTTSTYTISSSRISSFKYVNTWQRGLPSIRAVGVIFVYWYNSGKTPIIVYQSISQRYFRRSSSNSNTWTEVSGQQALPNGETPTIATLDLSKISGIKYNGDSDIGFEIFPDYCKSVTVYYWSGGGDYGNPLVVQLSGKDEKYYTDSGNWQEEEGINSDTLLATLDKFSCSLDTHIVNICEKSGLSYDCPACNQPKINLTSSLVNNKYIRVTHNPKQRVSRLQNDSKDNTSIPITGEIDKVYVYWYPPNSDSKALHYGTKETFQQVILGS; this comes from the coding sequence ATGACCAAGAAAGAGGTTACCATTGACATTACTAAACGTCCTGAAAATACTCAAAATGATGGGAAAGGAGGATACTATTATGAGAGTGGCAAGGTAAGAGTAAATCTTACGGATGAATGGTTTCCTGACCCAGAAGGGACGTATAGGAAGTTTACTCATACTCCAGAATCAGGAAATATCCAAAGCATCACACACAATGGAAAACCTCTTTCTGGAATTACTAGCCTGGGAGATCACAAGAGTGTTtcagtctactactggtcATTGGATAGCACTTGTACTAGGCCACTTATAATTCAACTTGGTGGGAAGGATGAGTACCACACCGATCCCGatgatgatgataataatTGGAGCCAGCAAGGAGACATAAATACTGGTAATCTCAGGCAAAAACTGGATGAACAGAACTGTAACAGAAATAATTCCCACATTATAGATCTCTCTGAGAAGAGTATTACTACTTACAACTGTCCTAGTTGTGGTTCTAAGCAGATTGGAGTATCCTACACCAATGCAACTATCATCAGGACAACTACCTCTACATATACTATTAGTTCGTCCAGAATATCTAGTTTCAAGTATGTTAACACTTGGCAACGTGGACTTCCATCTATTAGGGCTGTTGGAGTCATATTCGTTTACTGGTATAATTCTGGTAAAACACCCATCATTGTCTATCAAAGTATATCGCAGAGATACTTCAGAAGAAGCAGTAGTAATAGTAATACTTGGACTGAAGTATCTGGTCAACAAGCTCTTCCTAATGGAGAAACTCCTACTATTGCCACTCTCGATCTCTCTAAGATTTCCGGTATTAAATATAATGGAGACTCTGATATAGGCTTTGAAATTTTCCCTGATTATTGTAAAAGTGTCACCGTATACTACTGGTCAGGAGGTGGAGACTATGGAAATCCTCTAGTTGTTCAGCTTAGCGGTAAAGATGAGAAATACTATACAGATAGTGGTAATTGGCAAGAAGAGGAAGGGATAAACTCTGATACTCTATTAGCCACTCTAGATAAGTTTAGCTGTTCCTTAGACACTCATATTGTGAACATTTGTGAGAAATCTGGATTGTCTTACGATTGTCCCGCTTGCAATCAACCTAAGATCAACTTAACCTCTTCACTTGTCAACAATAAATATATTAGAGTCACTCACAATCCAAAACAACGTGTATCTAGACTACAAAATGATAGCAAAGATAATACTAGCATTCCTATAACAGGGGAAATAGATAAGGTTTACGTATATTGGTATCCTCCTAATAGTGATTCAAAAGCACTCCATTATGGTACCAAAGAGACCTTCCAACAGGTGATACTTGGAAGCTAG
- a CDS encoding hypothetical protein (encoded by transcript BEWA_050080A), with product MNGGGNILHLNVYGRCGENGDRQCKCGSGNLIAEKKPNTPVTGFTCYTHGLRNGYGNTFTLNNKLQDGGKIIEVRGLVREPISGVKKVSVYYWDQAETKPLLLEVKYGGGTTIYYAKDNNGGSNWNFIFQSQSSKELEEKLDELVCLHHNAVTINLSKGLSTGGQHNYCCSGNHGQKVSVTPVKVSCNKQGHQRHFKYYKHEVNTSSGTGIKLAAIKYYVGGNSLKNRNNITLSGQSISDVKSVYAFYCSENDPVLIYVDSPGQGVNGWYKKGNSDSSGNEEWTKVPDLREITHRNLDAGTLNHEQYNQLVGALIEAGCTSYKECPAPTAPLSTSSDDSTPASPAPGTAEKFVFEYATGLGVIVSSVFGGSGLTGFLGYKGYKLLKNSRDPWVRQI from the coding sequence atgaatggtggAGGGAATATACTCCACTTAAATGTCTATGGCAGATGTGGAGAGAATGGAGATCGACAATGCAAATGTGGTAGTGGTAACCTTATTGCTGAGAAGAAGCCAAACACTCCGGTAACAGGATTTACCTGTTATACTCATGGCCTTAGGAATGGGTATGGAAATACTTTTACGCTCAACAACAAACTACAAGATGGAGGTAAGATAATAGAAGTAAGAGGATTGGTAAGAGAACCTATCTCTGGTGTTAAGAAAGTctctgtctactactgggatCAGGCAGAAACAAAACCCCTCCTACTTGAAGTTAAATATGGTGGTGGTACAACTATATATTACGCCAAGGATAACAATGGTGGCAGTAACTGgaattttatttttcaatCTCAATCCAGTAAGGAACTTGAGGAGAAGCTGGATGAACTAGTCTGTCTACATCACAACGCAGTCACAATTAACCTTAGCAAGGGTCTATCCACAGGAGGTCAGCATAACTATTGTTGCAGCGGCAATCATGGTCAAAAGGTCTCCGTCACTCCCGTAAAAGTTTCATGTAATAAACAGGGTCATCAACGTCACTTTaaatactacaaacatgaggTTAATACTAGTTCTGGTACTGGAATTAAATTAGCAGCTATCAAGTATTATGTTGGTGGTAATAGTCTCAAGAATAGAAATAATATAACTTTAAGTGGACAGTCGATATCCGATGTAAAGAGTGTATATGCCTTCTACTGTTCAGAGAATGACCCAGTATTGATATATGTTGACTCACCTGGACAAGGTGTCAATGGTTGGTACAAGAAAGGTAACAGTGATAGTAGTGGTAATGAAGAATGGACCAAAGTCCCTGATCTCCGAGAGATAACACATAGGAATCTGGACGCAGGCACTCTAAACCATGAACAATATAACCAACTTGTTGGCGCACTAATAGAGGCTGGATGTACAAGTTATAAAGAATGTCCTGCTCCTACTGCTCCTCTCTCTACTTCTTCTGATGATTCTACTCCTGCTTCTCCTGCTCCTGGTACTGCTGaaaaatttgtttttgAATATGCTACCGGTCTAGGAGTAATTGTTTCTTctgtttttggtggatcCGGATTAACTGGTTTCTTGGGATATAAGGGTTATAAGCTCTTAAAGAATTCTAGggatccttgggttagacaaatatga
- a CDS encoding conserved hypothetical protein (encoded by transcript BEWA_050050A), whose product MASVNGQEVTQANEDRRSTEKKRPTVEFGKVYEDGMITNVADERMRVPSVQETTRYSNDKLKSLILPGGREFRWLPSGKGRGPDYKSRFDRIKQMELKHNLTVFKLYTPKFASTLSFLCGFLLLLLGLLSWFLSSSVSIEVPYKEGTTEPIEIDIKDGLKAPVYLYFKISDFHVTNKMLAYDSDIRLVASSKCKTFKTFKEILDLRCINGKNTLNGRDEWCRNRDLPLFKKPAYPCGPLSATIITDNFEICPAQVQAQQDGKISDQDLEKCLKLSVHHVPILWTFTSFIVRRENHKDGFLWLDTTNPFYQSWLQPPYNNTFLKPYGVINTDVPPGKYKVHITNNLWPSETWKAKKAIYISCANIWGSRSVVLEIIMFILGSLYVVTGIIILVLHKLDFKFNYSPWRKLVQVKGTVAMQGDDDAIRESMEGVDVSHMPVPPPSTRCLCPLRH is encoded by the exons ATGGCAAGTGTGAACGGCCAAGAAGTGACACAGGCCAATGAGGACCGACGTAGCACTGAAAAGAAACGGCCAACGGTCGAATTCGGCAAAGTTTATGAAGATGGAATGATTACAAATGTTGCAGATGAGCGGATGAGAGTCCCGTCAGTCCAAGAGACCACGAGGTACTCTAATGATAAGCTCAAGAGTTTGATTCTACCTGGAGGTAGAGAGTTCCGGTGGTTACCGTCTGGAAAGGGCCGAGGACCGGATTACAAGAGTCGTTTTGACAGGATAAAGCAGATGGAATTGAAGCATAACCTGACGGTTTTCAAACTTTATACACCAAAGTTTGCGTCAACGCTTTCGTTTCTCTGTGGATTTCTCCTGTTGCTACTGGGACTTTTATCATGGTTTCTTTCAAGCTCCGTCTCGATCGAAGTTCCATACAAGGAGGGGACTACAGAACCAATTGAGATTgatataaaggatggaCTCAAGGCACCAGTCTATCtgtattttaaaattagCGATTTTCATGTCACCAACAAAATGTTGGCCTATGACTCGGATATTCGACTTGTTGCGAGTAGCAAATGTAAAA CATTCAAGACATTTAAAGAGATTCTAGATTTGAGGTGTATAAATGGGAAAAACACGTTGAATGGTAGAGATGAGTGGTGTAGGAATAGGGATTTACCACTATTTAAAAAGCCTGCATATCCTTGTGGACCATTGTCAGCTACAATCATAACCGacaattttgaaatttgtCCTGCTCAAGTTCAGGCACAacaagatggaaaaattaGTGACCaagatttggaaaagtGCCTAAAATTATCGGTTCACCACGTTCCTATTCTTTGGACCTTTACCTCCTTTATC GTAAGAAGAGAGAATCACAAGGACGGATTCCTATGGTTGGACACTACAAACCCATTCTATCAATCGTGGTTGCAGCCTCCATACAACAACACCTTCTTGAAACCCTATGGCGTGATAAATACAGACGTTCCACCCGGCAAGTACAAGGTACACATCACAAACAACCTTTGGCCATCGGAAACATGGAAGGCAAAGAAAGCAATTTATATAAGCTGTGCAAACATTTGGGGCTCAAGATCGGTAGTGCTGGAGATTATCATGTTCATTCTGGGTTCACTGTATGTTGTCACAGGAATCATCATACTAGTGTTGCACAAGTTGGACTTTAAATTCAACTACTCTCCATGGAGAAAGCTCGTCCAGGTCAAGGGTACAGTGGCTATGCAAGGCGACGATGACGCTATAAGGGAGAGTATGGAAGGCGTTGACGTAAGTCACATGCCAGTTCCTCCCCCAAGCACAAGATGTCTGTGTCCGCTACGCCATTAA
- a CDS encoding conserved hypothetical protein (encoded by transcript BEWA_050070A): MLATRLLQTGHINRSIGAVLRADGPLANLGTKLGYNLNFGRNISTINLERPTKPHFGLVIVPQQTVYIIERFGKYKKTIGAGLHLLWPKIDKISYVHSLKENTIVIPNQTAITKDNVMIQIDGVLYVKCVNPYDASYGVEDPIFAITQLAQTTMRSELGKLSLDATFLERDNLNSLIVNNINIASKSWGVTCMRYEIRDITLPKNISSAMEKQAEAERMKRAEILRSEGDRESEINIALANREIEILRAEGEAKAERQRAEATAYALEVITDTLKKEGVSEAVTLRLAERYIAAFSKLAKTTNTVILPNNIGGSGDLITQAVTIFNSLNKQLRGGLDSSSPQVTGSSSVESASSEVHLSDSPRCLPETHMRDVKR; the protein is encoded by the exons ATGTTAGCGACTAGACTCCTGCAGACTGGCCACATTAATCGCAGCATCGGCGCGGTTTTGCGTGCTGATGGGCCCTTGGCAAATTTAGGGACGAAACTGGGCTACAATTTGAATTTCGGACGTAACATCAGTACCATAAACCTAGAAAGACCGACTAAACCGCATTTTGGACTCGTTATTGTGCCTCAACAGACGGTATACATCATTGAGAG GTTTGGAAAGTATAAAAAGACCATTGGCGCTGGACTGCATCTACTATGGCCAAAGATTGACAAGATTTCGTACGTTCACTCGCTAAAGGAGAATACTATTGTGATTCCTAATCAAACTGCGATTACAAAGGATAAT GTCATGATACAAATCGACGGAGTTCTCTACGTCAAGTGTGTAAACCCGTACGATGCATCATATGGAGTAGAAGACCCAATCTTTGCCATTACACAATTGGCACAGACAACAATGAGGTCGGAACTTGGCAAACTATCACTCGATGCCACATTTTTGGAGAGGGACAATTTGAACAGCTTAATCGTAAAT AATATAAACATCGCTTCAAAGTCTTGGGGTGTGACGTGCATGAGGTACGAAATTAGGGATATTACGCTCCCCAAGAACATCAGCTCTGCCATGGAAAAGCAGGCTGAGGCAGAGAGAATGAAGCGTGCAGAGATTTTGAGAAGTGAAGGAGACCGTGAGAGTGAGATTAACATTGCTCTCGCAAATAGGGAAATTGAGATTCTCCGTGCCGAGGGAGAAGCAAAGGCCGAAAGGCAACGAGCCGAAGCCACCGCATATGCGTTGGAAGTTATCACAGATACACTCAAGAAGGAAG GTGTTTCCGAGGCCGTAACTTTGCGTTTGGCGGAGCGTTACATTGCGGCGTTTTCGAAATTGGCCAAGACTACAAACACGGTGATTCTCCCAAACAACATTGGCGGTTCGGGCGACTTGATAACTCAGGCAGTGACGATTTTCAACAGCTTGAACAAGCAGCTAAGGGGCGGTCTTGACTCTTCCTCTCCTCAGGTCACTGGTTCTTCCTCTGTGGAATCCGCTTCTTCTGAGGTCCATCTGAGCGATTCTCCCAGGTGCTTGCCGGAAACACACATGAGAGATGTCAAAAGGTAG
- a CDS encoding DNA-directed RNA polymerase II largest subunit, putative (encoded by transcript BEWA_050060A) has protein sequence MTTVLDLNRPFSPCELKKVRMVEFGVLDPELVKRMSVCEVSLSELYRDGVPQTGGLNDLRMGTTDPRHVCTTCCMGLQHCNGHFGHIVLAKPMYHYGFLTTVLKILRCVCYNCSRLLCDKDDPRIRNLIKTRATSSRLSRLADVCSSSFRCQNASQSDSKLKGCGYPQPKYTREGPGIMIQFSQKQRQILEEVEEECDEIKRTLNADEAFKILKGITIEDMRYLGFTPERSQPSWLILQVLPVPPPAVRPYVQYGSDRSEDDLTLKLLDIVKTNNLIKRHDKRATAPHIVQEMAQLLQFHITTLFDNDIPGMPIASTRSKKPIKSIRARLKGKEGRLRGNLMGKRVDFSARTVITGDPNLPIDTIGVPKSIAMTLTFSETVTPLNFESLRRRVEVGPHDWPGAKYIIRDDGTKFDLRHVKKASELQLEYGYKVERHMQDGDYILFNRQPSLHKMSIMGHRAKILPYSTFRLNLSVTTPYNADFDGDEMNLHLVQTHETRAEVKHLMLVPKQIVSPQGNRPVMGIVQDSLLGISKFTKRDCFLTKDELMNLLMWVPYWDGKLPQPCIFHPQPLWTGKQVITVMLTFDQSQSLTNINLMRDAGISRGKDNPYCSENDSKVIIRKNEHLCGVICKRTVGCSSGSLIHVLWHEAGPERCKDFLTTVQKVVNAWFVHNGFTVSCSDITASESTLSRVAEVLERSKKEVQRLVGLAQRGKLKCQPGKSLFESFEARVNKELNDAREQSGTIAAQSLDERNNILAMVNSGSKGSTINISQIIACVGQQNVEGKRIPFGFRDRSLPHFIKHDYGPESRGFVSNSYLSGLTPQEMFFHAMGGREGIIDTACKTSETGYVQRRLIKAMEDIMVQYDKTARNGGGDILQFLYGEDGMSAEYIEDQHLDLMKLDFAELGRLYEHDFRNENYGIGWILDESIRTNILTDFSQQVVLVEEYQRLLDMKSIVCKVVFPDGDYSQHLPINIARLLEYAKTQFPATIESRKLLNPVDIATRVHRLLENLIIVSTSGPQDILAAEAQENATILIKAHLRLALHSRRLMEHEKIGSDALDWLLGEIERHFYKSIAHPGECVGAIAAQSIGEPATQMTLNTFHFAGVSSKNVTLGLPRLKELINVVRNVKTPSLTIHLEEGVAQDQERAKDMQTRLEYTTLDKVVASSQVIYDPKVSNTIVAKDREWVRDYYEFPDEDENRLGPWLLRIQLSNKIMTDKRLTMKEIGDQIYKEFSNDEIDCIYTDDNSEELVLRIRIKYMNVEGEELAVREDEGEFLQRFMTQLLSNIKLRGIPQISKVYMREEAKTKYNETNGRFERVSQWVLDTDGCNLEDVLPIPSVDYVRTISNDVSEIFHVFGIEAARRALLRELRAVISFDGSYVNYRHLSLLCDVMTQKGHIMSITRHGLNRTDRGPLVKCSFEETLETLLDASIFGEVDQLKGITENVIMGQLCPYGTGCFDIMIDEAKLRDANQNLQMVPDSAMSGFISPDSSLSPNVSMSPGKINSMLSPLPFSPSYAALMISPVVAANSPSFGSMNIDTSALGGSFSPTVQTPRSPTSPGYAPLSPNPLSPAYSPASPTSPAYSPTSPAYSPTSPAYSPTSPAYSPTSPAYSPTSPAYSPTSPAYSPTSPAYSPTSPAYSPTSPAYSPTSPAYSPTSPKIGYSPTSPAYSPTSPAYSPTSPAYSPTSPAYSPTSPAYSPTSPAYSPTSPNITYSPTDPFSPNPFEEDVEDEE, from the coding sequence ATGACGACAGTTTTAGATTTGAACAGGCCGTTTTCACCATGTGAACTCAAAAAGGTCCGCATGGTGGAGTTTGGCGTCTTGGATCCGGAATTGGTCAAGCGCATGTCAGTCTGCGAGGTTTCACTCTCGGAGCTCTACCGTGACGGTGTGCCGCAGACGGGAGGCCTCAACGATTTGCGGATGGGCACGACCGACCCTCGTCACGTCTGTACGACGTGCTGTATGGGCCTACAGCACTGCAACGGCCACTTTGGGCACATTGTACTGGCCAAGCCCATGTACCACTACGGTTTCCTGACGACAGTACTCAAGATTTTGCGCTGTGTATGCTACAACTGCAGCAGGCTACTCTGCGACAAGGACGACCCTCGCATTCGCAACCTCATCAAGACCAGGGCCACGTCAAGTCGACTCAGCAGGCTGGCTGACGTCTGCTCCTCCTCATTCCGCTGCCAGAATGCATCGCAATCGGACTCTAAGCTCAAGGGATGCGGGTATCCACAGCCAAAGTACACCCGAGAAGGACCAGGAATCATGATTCAGTTCTCGCAGAAGCAGCGCCAGATCCTGGAAGAAGTGGAGGAGGAATGTGACGAGATTAAACGCACACTCAACGCAGATGAAGCATTTAAAATACTCAAGGGAATTACCATTGAGGACATGAGATACCTGGGATTCACTCCAGAACGCTCGCAGCCTTCTTGGCTCATTTTACAGGTTCTTCCTGTACCGCCACCTGCCGTGCGTCCATATGTTCAGTACGGAAGTGATCGTAGCGAAGATGATCTAACGCTAAAGTTGCTTGACATTGTCAAGACGAACAACCTCATCAAGAGGCACGATAAACGTGCAACCGCTCCTCACATTGTACAGGAAATGGCACAGCTCTTGCAATTTCACATTACCACTCTCTTTGACAACGACATTCCTGGAATGCCAATCGCATCTACAAGGTCTAAGAAACCCATAAAGTCCATTAGAGCAAGACTAAAGGGAAAAGAAGGAAGGTTAAGAGGTAACTTGATGGGAAAACGTGTAGATTTCTCCGCAAGAACTGTAATTACGGGCGACCCCAATCTGCCAATCGACACTATAGGGGTGCCCAAATCCATCGCAATGACGCTGACGTTCAGCGAGACTGTAACTCCTCTCAACTTTGAGAGCCTACGCAGACGCGTAGAGGTTGGTCCACACGATTGGCCAGGAGCCAAATATATTATAAGGGACGATGGTACCAAATTTGACCTTCGTCATGTCAAAAAGGCTAGCGAACTACAGCTAGAGTACGGTTACAAGGTGGAAAGGCATATGCAAGATGGCGATTACATTCTATTTAACAGACAACCATCGCTTCACAAGATGAGTATTATGGGCCATCGCGCAAAAATATTGCCCTATTCTACATTCCGCCTAAATCTATCGGTTACAACACCCTACAATGCAGATtttgatggagatgaaatGAACTTGCATCTGGTACAGACACATGAAACCAGAGCAGAAGTCAAACATTTGATGCTTGTACCAAAACAGATTGTATCGCCACAAGGTAACCGCCCAGTCATGGGTATTGTCCAGGATTCTCTCTTGGGTATAAGTAAGTTTACAAAGCGCGACTGCTTTCTTACCAAGGATGAACTCATGAACTTGCTAATGTGGGTTCCTTACTGGGATGGGAAGTTGCCACAACCTTGCATTTTCCATCCACAACCTCTCTGGACTGGTAAGCAGGTCATTACCGTAATGTTGACATTTGATCAGTCTCAGTCGTTAACAAACATTAACCTCATGAGAGATGCTGGAATATCCAGAGGAAAGGATAACCCATACTGCTCAGAAAATGATTCCAAGGTTATCATTCGCAAGAATGAGCACTTGTGCGGTGTTATTTGTAAACGCACTGTTGGTTGTTCTTCTGGATCTCTCATTCATGTGCTCTGGCACGAGGCTGGACCAGAACGTTGCAAGGACTTTTTGACAACTGTTCAAAAGGTGGTGAATGCATGGTTTGTCCATAACGGTTTTACAGTGTCATGTTCTGACATTACAGCTAGCGAATCTACGCTTTCTCGTGTGGCAGAGGTACTAGAGAGGTCCAAGAAGGAAGTGCAAAGGCTGGTTGGTTTGGCACAACGAGGAAAGCTAAAGTGTCAGCCAGGTAAATCCCTCTTTGAGTCCTTTGAGGCTAGAGTGAACAAAGAATTGAATGATGCCAGAGAACAGAGTGGTACCATTGCGGCTCAAAGTTTGGATGAGCGCAACAACATTCTGGCCATGGTCAACTCTGGATCCAAGGGATCCACCATCAACATTTCACAGATTATAGCTTGTGTAGGTCAGCAGAATGTAGAAGGTAAAAGAATTCCCTTTGGTTTTAGGGATCGTTCCCTGCCacattttatcaaacaTGATTACGGCCCAGAGAGTAGAGGTTTTGTCTCAAACTCCTACTTGTCAGGATTAACACCACAAGAAATGTTCTTTCACGCCATGGGAGGAAGAGAGGGTATTATTGATACTGCATGCAAGACCTCTGAGACTGGTTACGTGCAAAGGAGGTTGATCAAAGCCATGGAGGACATTATGGTTCAGTATGACAAGACAGCCAGAAACGGAGGCGGTGATATTCTCCAGTTTTTGTATGGAGAAGATGGTATGAGTGCTGAATACATTGAGGATCAGCATTTGGATTTGATGAAGCTTGACTTTGCTGAACTTGGTCGGCTCTATGAGCACGATTTTAGGAATGAAAATTATGGTATCGGATGGATTCTGGATGAATCTATTCGTACAAACATTCTCACAGACTTTAGTCAGCAAGTTGTGCTTGTTGAGGAATACCAGAGACTGCTTGATATGAAGTCAATTGTATGCAAGGTGGTATTTCCGGACGGTGATTACAGCCAGCACTTGCCAATTAATATTGCTAGGTTGCTAGAGTATGCCAAGACGCAATTCCCGGCCACTATAGAGAGTAGGAAATTGCTCAACCCTGTTGACATTGCAACTAGGGTACACAGGCTTTTGGAAAACCTCATTATTGTGAGTACAAGTGGACCACAGGACATTTTGGCTGCGGAGGCACAGGAAAATGCCACGATTTTGATAAAGGCACATTTGCGTTTGGCACTACACTCCAGAAGGCTCATGGAACATGAAAAGATTGGATCAGATGCTCTAGACTGGCTACTTGGAGAAATCGAGAGGCATTTCTACAAATCAATTGCACACCCTGGAGAATGTGTAGGCGCTATTGCTGCTCAGTCCATCGGAGAACCAGCCACACAAATGACTCTAAACACATTCCACTTTGCTGGTGTCTCTTCAAAGAATGTTACACTTGGTTTACCTAGGCTAAAGGAGCTCATCAATGTGGTGAGGAATGTCAAGACTCCGTCTCTAACCATTCACTTGGAGGAGGGAGTTGCACAGGATCAGGAACGTGCAAAGGACATGCAGACTCGTCTAGAGTACACTACTCTTGACAAGGTTGTGGCTTCGTCACAGGTTATTTATGATCCAAAAGTATCAAACACAATTGTTGCAAAGGATAGAGAATGGGTAAGGGATTATTATGAATTTCCAGACGAGGATGAGAATAGGCTTGGACCATGGTTACTTCGGATTCAATTATCCAACAAAATCATGACTGATAAACGATTGACCATGAAGGAGATTGGGGATCAGATTTACAAGGAGTTTAGCAACGATGAAATTGACTGTATTTATACAGATGATAATAGTGAGGAGTTGGTGCTGAGAATACGCATAAAGTATATGAATGTGGAGGGGGAAGAGCTCGCAGTTCGGGAGGATGAAGGAGAGTTTTTGCAGCGCTTCATGACTCAGCTTTTGTCAAACATTAAGCTAAGAGGAATACCGCAAATTTCAAAGGTATACATGAGGGAAGAGGCAAAAACAAAGTATAATGAAACAAACGGAAGGTTTGAGCGGGTTAGTCAGTGGGTTCTGGATACAGACGGTTGCAATTTAGAGGATGTGCTGCCCATTCCATCTGTTGACTATGTACGCACCATTTCTAATGATGTCTCTGAAATTTTCCACGTCTTTGGAATTGAGGCTGCAAGAAGAGCTCTTTTACGTGAGCTTCGTGCTGTCATTAGTTTCGATGGAAGTTATGTCAATTACAGGCACTTGTCGCTTTTGTGCGACGTAATGACACAAAAGGGCCACATCATGTCCATCACTAGACATGGATTGAATAGGACGGATAGGGGACCCCTGGTAAAGTGCAGCTTTGAGGAAACACTCGAGACTTTACTCGACGCCTCAATATTTGGTGAAGTTGACCAGCTCAAGGGTATTACGGAGAATGTGATAATGGGTCAGTTGTGCCCCTATGGAACCGGATGTTTTGATATTATGATTGATGAAGCAAAGTTGAGAGACGCGAATCAAAATCTGCAAATGGTTCCAGACTCCGCCATGTCTGGATTCATTAGCCCCGATTCATCTCTTTCACCAAACGTATCAATGTCGCCTGGTAAAATTAATTCAATGCTATCGCCGCTGCCATTCAGCCCATCGTATGCGGCACTAATGATTTCGCCAGTTGTTGCTGCGAATTCACCAAGCTTTGGTTCAATGAATATCGATACCAGTGCACTTGGAGGAAGCTTCTCACCAACGGTTCAAACACCCAGATCACCAACTTCACCAGGGTATGCACCGCTATCCCCAAATCCCCTTTCACCCGCTTATTCACCTGCTTCGCCAACTAGTCCGGCCTATTCCCCGACTAGTCCAGCATATTCACCAACCTCACCTGCATACTCTCCAACCTCGCCTGCTTATTCTCCTACTTCACCGGCGTATTCTCCAACGAGTCCTGCATACTCACCAACTTCACCTGCCTATTCTCCTACCAGCCCCGCATATTCACCTACATCCCCGGCTTACTCACCCACAAGTCCAGCTTATTCACCAACTAGCCCTGCATATTCCCCGACATCACCAAAGATTGGATATTCGCCGACCAGCCCAGCTTACTCTCCCACTAGTCCGGCGTATTCTCCAACGAGTCCTGCATACTCGCCCACATCACCAGCATATTCACCAACCTCACCTGCCTACTCTCCTACTTCGCCGGCTTACTCACCCACAAGTCCAAATATTACCTACTCACCAACGGACCCATTTTCTCCAAATCCATTTGAAGAGGACGTTGAAGATGAGGAGTAG